Proteins from a genomic interval of Alteromonas macleodii ATCC 27126:
- a CDS encoding acylase — protein sequence MIDNTFNAKRTLIALSLTALLGACGDNDNDFSNVEQPAPTTPTTPEPTPAPIPAFSPDGTLSADVTWTTYGVPHVKADNLESMAYGVGYAFARDNLCVLADQIVKYNSERAKYFGPDTVPGSGDSEHLINDFGFLTLGIRELAEENLPRLSANSRAMFQGYTAGYNRYLAETPVEEQDQSCAGQPWVTEIDSVDLLTYSLGVALLPGAANFLGPMFIAAPEGESYLPTPAASSSDVASTFKISPTVGLPEKNPQEMGSNGWGLGSDKTTNGKGMVLGNPHFPHTGNLRFWNFHAQVPGHLNVTGGSLMGLPGAVNIGFNENVAWTHTFSTAEHFVVYQLTLDENDESGLTHMVDGNRRTIYEKPLQIDVAVGGGQTIKLNKTAYYTNYGPMIEVPGNFDWNGNNAFAIKDANLPNFDIVDHWLAMNMATSMDEFKQAFKDYDGVIFNNTMAASDDGQVFYIDDSTVPNLTETAIEQLTTNPLLIQTKAAAGFTVLPGNISQFDFEGPVPYEEAPKYEGTDSVQNSNDSYWLTNLNSPIVVSNPLFGSVEYQQTLRSRMGQQFIENEAGSDGTFTPDEVEGLLFNNRSYLAENILPSLLSLCAAQGSTPVDVDGTSVDVSQACAALEDWDGTMNLTSTGAHVFREFAFQFNQAPQWETPFSLESPVTTPSGLMQNDVTLEQLARATQVIEQAGVAFDAPLGDVQFVERSLPDGTASGIKLPWAGAHNIEGGFNVFDVISNRNGTLLPRHNYEPVNSNTIMSAEAEGYHINYGTSWAMVINFTDEGPKGRGILTYSQSRKYGSEHFLDQTQLYSTQPTLRDIFFTDEEIEANKIEQVTLSSE from the coding sequence ATGATTGACAACACCTTTAACGCTAAACGGACGCTTATTGCGTTATCACTCACTGCACTTCTCGGTGCGTGCGGCGATAACGATAACGACTTTTCTAACGTAGAACAACCAGCGCCCACAACGCCTACGACACCCGAACCAACACCAGCACCAATTCCAGCATTTTCTCCTGACGGTACACTGTCCGCGGATGTGACCTGGACCACCTATGGCGTTCCGCATGTGAAAGCCGATAACCTAGAAAGTATGGCTTACGGTGTGGGTTATGCGTTTGCACGCGATAACCTTTGCGTACTGGCCGACCAGATTGTTAAGTATAACTCTGAGAGAGCTAAGTATTTTGGTCCAGATACTGTACCTGGTAGCGGTGATTCAGAGCACCTTATTAACGATTTCGGTTTTCTTACTCTAGGTATTAGAGAGTTAGCAGAAGAGAATTTACCTCGGTTGTCTGCTAATTCACGTGCAATGTTTCAAGGCTACACTGCTGGATACAACCGGTACTTAGCTGAAACTCCTGTAGAAGAACAAGATCAAAGCTGTGCTGGCCAACCATGGGTCACTGAAATTGATAGTGTGGATCTATTAACGTACTCATTAGGCGTGGCGCTATTACCTGGGGCCGCTAATTTCTTAGGACCTATGTTTATTGCAGCGCCTGAAGGTGAGAGTTATCTACCTACTCCAGCTGCGTCCTCAAGTGACGTTGCTTCTACCTTTAAGATTTCACCAACGGTAGGTCTGCCTGAAAAAAATCCTCAAGAAATGGGCTCTAATGGTTGGGGGTTAGGCAGCGATAAAACGACCAATGGCAAAGGTATGGTTTTAGGAAATCCGCATTTTCCTCACACAGGAAACCTACGCTTTTGGAATTTCCATGCTCAAGTACCCGGACACTTGAATGTAACAGGTGGCTCGTTGATGGGATTGCCTGGTGCAGTAAATATTGGATTTAACGAAAACGTTGCATGGACACACACCTTCTCGACGGCTGAACATTTTGTTGTGTATCAGCTGACCCTCGACGAAAATGATGAATCTGGCCTTACCCATATGGTTGATGGCAACAGACGCACCATCTATGAAAAGCCACTTCAAATTGATGTCGCAGTGGGTGGAGGGCAAACCATTAAGCTTAATAAGACCGCGTATTACACCAACTACGGTCCAATGATTGAAGTGCCTGGTAACTTTGATTGGAATGGTAATAATGCCTTTGCCATAAAAGACGCAAATCTGCCTAACTTCGATATTGTAGACCATTGGCTTGCCATGAATATGGCGACATCCATGGACGAGTTTAAGCAGGCGTTTAAAGATTACGACGGTGTTATTTTCAATAATACTATGGCTGCATCTGATGATGGTCAAGTCTTCTACATTGACGATTCAACCGTGCCGAATCTAACCGAAACCGCAATTGAGCAACTAACCACAAACCCGTTACTTATTCAAACTAAAGCGGCTGCTGGCTTTACCGTATTACCGGGTAACATTTCGCAGTTTGATTTCGAAGGACCCGTTCCATACGAAGAAGCGCCTAAGTACGAGGGCACGGATTCAGTTCAAAACTCGAACGACAGCTATTGGTTAACGAATTTAAACTCACCAATTGTTGTAAGCAATCCGCTATTTGGTAGCGTGGAATATCAACAAACACTACGCTCAAGAATGGGTCAACAGTTTATTGAAAACGAAGCGGGAAGTGACGGAACCTTTACGCCAGACGAAGTGGAAGGCTTACTGTTTAATAACAGAAGTTATTTAGCAGAGAATATTTTGCCTTCATTGCTTTCGCTATGCGCCGCGCAAGGTTCAACACCTGTAGATGTAGACGGAACTAGCGTTGATGTTTCACAAGCCTGTGCTGCGTTGGAGGATTGGGATGGCACCATGAACCTTACAAGTACTGGTGCACACGTGTTTAGAGAATTTGCATTCCAGTTTAACCAAGCGCCACAGTGGGAGACGCCGTTTTCACTAGAATCACCAGTCACTACGCCTTCTGGCTTGATGCAAAATGACGTTACTCTTGAACAATTGGCAAGAGCAACTCAAGTTATTGAGCAAGCAGGTGTCGCATTTGACGCGCCGCTAGGGGACGTTCAGTTTGTTGAGCGAAGCCTGCCAGATGGCACGGCGTCTGGTATCAAACTACCATGGGCTGGTGCACACAATATTGAAGGTGGCTTTAACGTGTTTGACGTTATAAGCAACAGGAACGGTACGTTGCTTCCACGTCATAACTACGAGCCTGTGAATAGTAACACCATAATGAGTGCAGAAGCTGAGGGCTACCATATTAACTATGGCACCAGTTGGGCTATGGTTATTAACTTCACTGATGAAGGCCCAAAGGGACGGGGTATTCTGACCTACTCACAATCTCGCAAGTATGGCAGTGAACATTTCTTAGACCAAACTCAGCTTTATTCTACGCAGCCTACGCTAAGAGATATCTTCTTTACTGACGAGGAGATAGAGGCTAACAAGATAGAGCAAGTTACCCTATCGTCAGAATAA
- the sohB gene encoding protease SohB, which yields MEFLYEYGLFVAKAVTLVIAFIVVVSTIVGLASKQKHGKGQLEIVSISEQLKDITNYAKQVLLDKNALKKLAKEQKKEAKAKNKAKNKAKITEQGEEFEKSRLYVIDFKGSMDANEVEHLREEITAILCVANKEDEVLVRLESGGGVVHGYGLAASQLQRIKEKGLKLTIAVDKVAASGGYMMACVADKLLASQFAYIGSIGVLAQLPNFNKLLKKNDIEFEQHTAGEFKRTLTVFGENNDEGRAKFKEEIEEIHILFKDFVQSQRPDMDIDKVATGEYWPGIKAKSLGLIDDITTSDDYILSHYPAREIFSVKYAVKKNVAEKLGMSAANVVERVFMKSMSKARHWF from the coding sequence TTGGAGTTTTTGTACGAGTACGGTTTGTTTGTTGCCAAGGCAGTAACGCTAGTTATCGCTTTTATTGTGGTTGTATCTACCATTGTTGGCTTAGCGAGTAAGCAAAAGCATGGGAAAGGGCAACTTGAGATCGTGTCTATTTCTGAGCAGTTGAAAGACATTACAAATTACGCGAAACAGGTTCTGTTAGATAAGAATGCGTTAAAGAAATTAGCCAAGGAACAGAAAAAAGAAGCGAAAGCTAAAAATAAAGCAAAAAACAAAGCCAAAATCACAGAACAGGGCGAAGAGTTTGAGAAGTCCCGTCTTTATGTCATCGACTTTAAAGGTTCGATGGACGCCAATGAAGTGGAGCACTTACGAGAAGAAATTACCGCTATCTTATGTGTCGCAAATAAAGAAGACGAAGTCTTGGTTCGACTTGAAAGTGGTGGGGGGGTTGTACACGGCTATGGACTTGCAGCGTCTCAACTTCAGCGTATCAAGGAAAAGGGTCTTAAACTAACGATTGCGGTAGATAAAGTGGCGGCAAGCGGTGGTTACATGATGGCTTGTGTTGCAGACAAATTACTGGCGTCACAATTTGCTTACATTGGCAGCATAGGCGTTTTAGCTCAGTTGCCTAACTTCAATAAACTATTGAAGAAAAATGATATTGAGTTTGAACAACACACCGCTGGTGAATTCAAGCGTACTCTAACCGTATTTGGTGAGAACAACGATGAAGGCCGCGCGAAATTTAAAGAAGAAATTGAAGAGATTCATATACTGTTCAAAGACTTCGTTCAAAGCCAGCGTCCAGATATGGACATTGATAAAGTCGCCACAGGCGAGTATTGGCCAGGTATTAAAGCTAAGTCGCTTGGTTTAATTGACGACATCACAACCTCAGATGACTATATTCTTTCTCATTATCCCGCACGCGAAATATTTAGTGTTAAGTATGCTGTGAAGAAAAATGTAGCAGAGAAACTGGGGATGTCTGCAGCAAATGTTGTTGAGCGCGTGTTTATGAAATCAATGAGCAAAGCGCGTCACTGGTTTTAA
- a CDS encoding TetR/AcrR family transcriptional regulator, whose product MARHTKTDILDAAEYLFSQSGFTQTSMREITARAEVNLASVNYHFGSKKNLIQAVFKRYFDHLMPQVESCLASLTPMEGAKGVEQLLYSLIPPMLNLNTISEQGTSTFVKLLGRGYNETQGHLRKFLMNDYGDCIRALVDAIRRCLPDLPEEELFWRLHFAMGSFVFSMASSQALTEIAESDFHKHVDIKEVIQHLVPFVAQGLAGK is encoded by the coding sequence ATGGCACGGCATACTAAAACCGATATATTAGATGCGGCAGAGTACTTATTTTCTCAAAGCGGGTTTACTCAAACATCCATGCGCGAGATTACTGCCAGAGCAGAAGTGAATTTGGCGTCGGTGAACTATCACTTCGGCAGTAAGAAGAATTTAATTCAAGCCGTGTTTAAAAGGTACTTTGATCACCTAATGCCGCAGGTAGAGTCTTGCTTGGCGTCTTTGACACCTATGGAAGGTGCGAAGGGCGTTGAGCAACTCTTGTATTCGTTGATCCCTCCTATGCTTAACCTCAACACCATTTCAGAGCAGGGTACTTCCACGTTTGTTAAGTTGCTAGGACGTGGCTACAACGAAACTCAGGGGCATTTGCGTAAGTTCTTAATGAATGATTACGGTGATTGTATCCGTGCACTTGTCGACGCTATAAGGCGCTGTCTTCCTGATCTACCTGAGGAAGAACTATTCTGGCGCTTGCATTTTGCGATGGGAAGTTTTGTATTTTCAATGGCGTCGAGCCAAGCGCTAACAGAAATAGCTGAGTCTGACTTTCACAAGCATGTCGATATTAAAGAAGTTATCCAGCACCTAGTTCCATTCGTAGCTCAAGGGCTAGCAGGCAAATAA
- a CDS encoding Nif3-like dinuclear metal center hexameric protein: MSITRLELQNYLDGMLRVSEISDYCPNGLQVEGASKIEKIVTGVTASQALVDAAIEAKADALIVHHGYFWKGESQVIAGMKKRRLQALLSNDINLFAYHLPLDVHPEFGNNRQLASLLGIQNISAVSGVKPVGVVVHGNFEEEIEGSALQVKLQKLLGRDVLIEGPVSKPISKLAWCTGGGQGFIEQAVELGVDAFITGEVSEQTVHTAREMGITFFAAGHHATERYGVKSLGEHIGQQFDVPVEFIDIDNPA; this comes from the coding sequence GTGTCTATTACCCGCCTAGAACTACAAAATTATCTTGATGGAATGTTAAGGGTTAGCGAGATCAGTGATTATTGCCCCAATGGATTACAGGTAGAGGGCGCAAGTAAAATTGAGAAGATAGTTACCGGTGTAACTGCGTCACAAGCACTCGTTGATGCCGCCATAGAAGCTAAGGCAGATGCGCTAATTGTTCACCATGGTTATTTTTGGAAAGGTGAGTCACAAGTGATTGCGGGCATGAAAAAGCGCCGCCTTCAAGCGCTACTGTCAAATGATATCAATTTGTTTGCTTATCACCTTCCACTGGATGTACACCCTGAATTTGGCAACAACCGACAACTTGCATCGCTATTAGGCATTCAAAATATAAGTGCGGTGAGCGGTGTGAAGCCTGTTGGCGTTGTTGTGCACGGAAATTTTGAAGAAGAAATTGAAGGGTCAGCGTTACAGGTTAAATTACAGAAGTTGCTGGGGAGAGACGTGCTGATTGAGGGGCCTGTATCAAAACCTATATCGAAGCTTGCTTGGTGCACGGGAGGTGGACAAGGGTTCATCGAACAAGCGGTTGAACTGGGCGTCGATGCATTTATTACCGGAGAAGTGTCTGAACAAACTGTACACACGGCAAGGGAAATGGGGATAACTTTTTTTGCTGCTGGTCATCATGCTACTGAACGCTACGGTGTGAAATCCTTAGGAGAGCACATTGGGCAGCAATTCGACGTGCCTGTCGAGTTTATTGATATTGACAATCCTGCTTAG
- a CDS encoding methyltransferase gives MNNDRIFDGIAEKFSSNIYGTTKGKLRHTLLCDVLEPYLTTPVRAIEIGGGTGVMTAHIASKGHSVVLTDASKDVLKQAEALLADAPNITIRHQYLQQIEDLDSFDLVICHAVLEWLDAPFDAIDFMYKNMKPGSRLSLSFFNQDANLFANAIYGNFDYIAKGMKVKKQVRLNPKQPLSATRVVEHCESLGFKIIEKAGIRCFHDYMRDITHQSSKFDDLLALERQYHRQAPYLWLGKYFQLILEKEK, from the coding sequence ATGAATAACGATCGTATCTTCGATGGTATTGCAGAAAAATTCTCAAGCAATATATATGGCACTACTAAGGGAAAGCTCAGGCACACCTTATTATGTGATGTTCTCGAGCCTTATTTAACCACGCCTGTTCGCGCTATTGAAATAGGTGGGGGGACAGGTGTAATGACAGCGCATATTGCTTCTAAAGGGCATTCTGTTGTGTTAACTGACGCGTCGAAGGATGTACTTAAACAAGCTGAGGCACTGCTTGCAGATGCACCAAATATTACAATTAGGCATCAATATTTGCAGCAGATTGAGGATTTAGACAGTTTTGATTTAGTGATTTGCCATGCGGTTTTAGAGTGGCTGGATGCGCCCTTTGATGCTATCGATTTTATGTATAAGAACATGAAGCCAGGGTCCCGTTTAAGCCTAAGCTTTTTCAACCAAGATGCGAATTTGTTTGCCAATGCTATCTACGGAAACTTTGATTACATCGCGAAAGGGATGAAAGTTAAAAAGCAAGTTAGACTGAATCCAAAACAGCCGTTAAGTGCAACCCGCGTGGTTGAACATTGTGAATCATTGGGTTTCAAAATTATCGAAAAAGCAGGCATTCGTTGTTTCCATGATTACATGCGAGATATAACCCATCAAAGCAGCAAATTTGATGACTTACTTGCGCTAGAGCGGCAGTATCATAGGCAAGCGCCTTACCTTTGGTTAGGAAAATATTTTCAGCTGATTCTAGAAAAAGAGAAATAG
- a CDS encoding 2-hydroxyacid dehydrogenase, with translation MNTSARKKAHDNLSDQQHKNIAFFSTRSYEHALFSELLETLNGASDKTINATFFEHPLNASTAASCSGFSDVVVFVNDDINRKTIEALKLCGVKHIALRCAGFNNVDVDAAAKAGITVSRVPAYSPETVAEHTIALILTLNRKTHKAYNRVREGNFNLGGLMGFTLHGKTVGVIGTGKIGQAVIRILLGFGCHVLCFDPHPNNDVTTMGAHYVTLNELLEKSVIVTLHCPLNEQSHHIINAKSIDKMPQGVMLINTSRGGLVDDNAIIKGLKSKKIGYLGLDVYERESELFFNDHSQDIIQDDIFQRLTTFPNVLITGHQGFFTLEALEEIAKITVNNIMTGENAL, from the coding sequence ATGAATACCTCTGCACGTAAAAAAGCGCACGATAACCTCAGCGACCAACAACACAAAAACATCGCTTTTTTTAGTACTCGCTCTTATGAACACGCTCTGTTTTCTGAATTGCTGGAAACATTAAACGGTGCTAGTGACAAAACCATCAATGCCACATTTTTTGAACACCCACTGAACGCTTCAACCGCTGCGAGTTGCAGTGGATTCAGCGATGTTGTTGTGTTTGTAAATGACGACATTAATAGGAAAACCATTGAAGCTCTAAAACTCTGTGGCGTTAAACATATCGCGCTTCGCTGCGCTGGCTTCAACAATGTTGATGTGGATGCAGCAGCAAAGGCAGGTATCACTGTAAGCCGCGTACCCGCTTATAGCCCTGAAACCGTAGCTGAACATACAATTGCGCTAATCCTTACGTTGAACCGAAAAACACATAAAGCATACAACCGAGTACGCGAAGGCAACTTCAATCTTGGAGGATTGATGGGCTTTACGCTTCACGGTAAAACCGTAGGGGTAATTGGCACAGGAAAGATTGGACAAGCGGTTATACGCATACTATTGGGATTTGGATGCCATGTGCTTTGCTTCGATCCGCATCCAAACAATGATGTAACCACAATGGGAGCCCATTATGTAACGCTCAATGAACTACTTGAAAAAAGCGTTATTGTTACCCTGCACTGCCCGCTCAACGAACAGAGTCATCATATAATCAATGCGAAGAGTATTGATAAAATGCCTCAAGGCGTCATGCTAATTAATACGTCAAGAGGCGGGCTTGTCGATGACAATGCCATCATTAAAGGGCTTAAGTCGAAAAAAATTGGATATTTAGGGCTAGATGTCTACGAAAGAGAATCCGAACTGTTTTTTAACGATCATTCGCAAGACATAATTCAGGATGATATTTTTCAGCGCTTAACTACGTTTCCGAACGTTTTAATAACGGGCCACCAAGGGTTCTTCACGCTCGAAGCCTTAGAGGAAATCGCAAAAATCACGGTCAATAATATTATGACGGGTGAGAACGCGCTCTAA
- a CDS encoding glutathione peroxidase: MALYEHAITLNNGEQTTLEQYKGKVLLIVNTASKCGFTPQYEGLESLYKKYNDKGFEILGFPCDQFGHQEPGSDEDIAQFCSLNFGVSFPLFKKTNVNGPDANPLFDELKNEAPGLLGTKRIKWNFTKFLVNAQGKVLKRYAPTVKPEAIEKDIAKLLSAN; the protein is encoded by the coding sequence TTGGCGCTCTATGAACACGCTATTACGTTGAACAACGGTGAACAAACTACCCTTGAACAATACAAGGGTAAGGTATTACTTATTGTTAATACGGCAAGCAAATGTGGCTTTACTCCTCAATACGAAGGACTAGAGTCGCTCTATAAAAAGTACAACGATAAGGGCTTTGAAATTTTAGGGTTTCCCTGCGATCAGTTCGGACATCAAGAGCCAGGTAGCGACGAAGATATTGCGCAATTTTGTAGCCTTAATTTTGGCGTTTCATTCCCATTATTTAAGAAAACAAATGTAAATGGTCCAGATGCCAATCCGCTCTTTGATGAATTGAAAAACGAAGCCCCCGGTCTTCTTGGCACAAAACGTATAAAATGGAACTTCACTAAGTTCTTAGTTAATGCTCAAGGCAAGGTGCTAAAACGTTATGCGCCTACTGTAAAACCAGAAGCCATTGAAAAAGACATCGCTAAGCTTTTATCAGCGAATTAG
- a CDS encoding NAD(P)-dependent oxidoreductase has product MSNLKVSFLGLGVMGYPMAGHLSKAGYSVTVYNRTSQKAQDWLTTYNTGDAKVSASNTVAQACEGADIVFMCVGNDNDVRDVGTQALAVMKTGSVLVDHTTASADIARELYKSCQDKQVGFLDAPVSGGQAGAENGQLTIMVGGDEDVYSTVEPVMAHYARHSQLLGKSGSGQLAKIMNQICIAGIVQGLAEALHFGQRAGLDCNAVVDVISKGAAQSWQMENRASTMLNNSFDFGFAVDWMRKDLSIALDEARKNGSTLALTALVDQYYADVQKLGGGRWDTSSLLTRLK; this is encoded by the coding sequence ATGAGTAATTTGAAAGTGAGTTTTTTGGGCTTGGGTGTAATGGGCTATCCTATGGCTGGGCACTTGAGCAAAGCTGGCTATTCGGTCACTGTTTATAATCGTACCTCTCAAAAGGCGCAGGATTGGCTAACAACCTATAACACTGGCGACGCTAAAGTCAGTGCTAGCAATACCGTTGCGCAGGCGTGTGAAGGCGCAGACATCGTATTTATGTGTGTGGGTAACGACAATGATGTAAGAGATGTGGGCACACAGGCGTTAGCAGTGATGAAGACGGGTAGTGTATTGGTCGATCATACGACTGCATCAGCAGATATTGCCAGAGAACTATATAAAAGCTGCCAAGATAAGCAAGTTGGCTTCTTGGATGCACCGGTTTCTGGTGGCCAGGCTGGGGCTGAGAACGGGCAGCTGACCATTATGGTGGGCGGCGATGAAGACGTATACAGCACGGTTGAGCCGGTAATGGCACATTATGCACGGCATAGTCAGCTACTTGGTAAGAGTGGCAGCGGTCAACTAGCAAAAATAATGAATCAGATTTGTATTGCCGGCATCGTACAAGGCTTGGCTGAAGCACTACATTTTGGCCAGCGTGCTGGGCTTGATTGTAATGCGGTTGTCGATGTTATTAGCAAAGGCGCAGCTCAGTCGTGGCAGATGGAAAACAGAGCCAGCACTATGCTAAATAACAGCTTTGATTTTGGTTTTGCTGTTGATTGGATGCGTAAAGACTTAAGCATTGCATTGGATGAAGCGCGTAAGAACGGTTCGACTTTGGCGCTTACGGCACTTGTTGATCAATATTATGCAGATGTTCAAAAGCTTGGTGGCGGCCGTTGGGATACATCGAGTTTGCTTACCCGACTAAAATAA
- a CDS encoding response regulator, with the protein MVEDNATARTALRGHLMSIANLSVSSFASGVELKAALKKQNFELLLMDYHLGQGKTGVEWIQSLREAGFIRPSTGIIFLTSDRSPQIIGRIMDLQPDVLLIKPYTIASLTRQINHYLSYRDFVKNVLHALDNKQLDRAISVVRAKITEGIPPRLVAEIRKLYARLLFENGDLQRALSIYDDVLTRSDKVLWAQWGKVKCQYASGQWPHCKSHLSQMVNSSLARDKAFEWLASISFEQDSYDQVEKYLNEIKFSELSLPAAKLKTIAYQKQDKVVEAIDLLQKKRAMHRSAKDRFNDFTFELAEFYLFLAEESPETNRKESLSQARKLVGIAGRSQGDPQTLQKRDYLLAFSAVLDGDLEKAAHLLESDYVDNYLRTEPSILVIAAKVHHGLGDERKAGELLLMAKRKNAELQAISEQVMNDELIFSGGERLGLNHEQAISINEAGTQLFIEGLFNKAMRHFYDAFQLSPDTAAFGLNLLQCMIESDTGVYRKFNVRQLLDKIMSLPLNDVNKARLEQLTLSAQEQAL; encoded by the coding sequence ATAGTAGAAGACAATGCTACTGCTCGGACTGCGCTTCGAGGACATTTAATGTCAATTGCTAACTTATCGGTAAGTAGCTTTGCGTCTGGTGTAGAACTGAAAGCGGCACTTAAAAAGCAAAACTTTGAACTCCTGTTAATGGACTATCACCTAGGTCAAGGCAAAACAGGCGTCGAATGGATCCAGAGTTTAAGAGAGGCAGGCTTCATAAGACCTAGCACAGGCATTATTTTCTTAACGTCTGATCGCTCACCGCAAATTATTGGCCGTATAATGGATTTACAGCCTGACGTTTTGCTTATTAAGCCATACACCATTGCTTCACTAACCCGCCAAATTAACCATTACTTAAGTTATCGAGACTTTGTTAAAAACGTATTGCACGCGCTGGATAACAAACAACTTGACCGAGCAATTAGTGTCGTTAGAGCTAAGATCACCGAAGGCATTCCTCCTCGGCTTGTTGCTGAAATTAGAAAGCTTTATGCACGTCTTCTTTTCGAGAATGGTGATTTACAACGAGCGTTGAGTATTTATGACGACGTGTTAACCCGCTCTGACAAAGTCCTTTGGGCACAATGGGGAAAAGTAAAGTGCCAGTACGCTTCGGGTCAATGGCCACATTGCAAAAGCCATTTGAGCCAAATGGTTAACTCTAGCTTGGCTCGCGACAAGGCATTTGAATGGCTTGCATCCATATCATTTGAACAAGACTCCTACGATCAAGTAGAAAAATACTTAAATGAAATTAAGTTTAGTGAATTAAGCCTACCGGCTGCAAAGTTAAAAACCATTGCGTATCAAAAGCAGGACAAGGTTGTAGAAGCCATCGATCTCTTACAGAAGAAACGGGCTATGCATCGCAGTGCAAAAGATAGGTTCAATGACTTTACGTTTGAGCTCGCTGAGTTCTATTTGTTTCTTGCAGAAGAGTCGCCTGAAACCAATAGAAAAGAAAGCTTGTCTCAGGCTAGAAAATTAGTAGGCATTGCCGGAAGAAGTCAGGGCGACCCGCAGACTTTACAAAAAAGAGACTACCTTCTGGCTTTCTCGGCTGTGCTGGACGGCGACTTAGAAAAAGCGGCACATTTGCTTGAAAGCGACTACGTCGACAACTACCTTCGCACTGAGCCGTCTATCCTCGTTATTGCTGCAAAAGTACATCACGGTCTTGGAGACGAACGCAAAGCTGGTGAGTTACTCTTGATGGCTAAGCGCAAAAACGCGGAGTTACAAGCTATTTCAGAACAGGTTATGAATGACGAACTGATTTTTTCGGGTGGAGAAAGGTTAGGTTTAAATCACGAACAGGCCATTTCTATAAACGAGGCCGGCACACAACTCTTTATCGAAGGCTTATTCAACAAGGCAATGAGGCATTTTTATGATGCTTTCCAACTCTCCCCCGATACCGCAGCGTTTGGCTTAAACCTTCTTCAGTGCATGATTGAGTCAGACACAGGTGTTTACCGAAAATTTAACGTCAGACAGCTACTCGACAAAATAATGTCACTCCCCTTGAATGACGTTAACAAGGCCCGTTTGGAACAGCTTACGCTATCTGCTCAAGAACAGGCGCTGTAA